CTAAACAGCCTCCCTGGCTCCTTCCCTATGCCCCAAAACAACCTCCCCATGAGCTCCAATTTTAAACACCTCTGACTCACCTACGATTCCCCCAAACACAACCTCCCCCAACTCCAATAAACAACCTGATTCCAGCCCGACAACCACCAGCTCCCTAAAACAGCCTTGACTCAGCCCCAAACTACCTCCCCCTGCTCGAGCTCCATGCCCAAAACAACCTCCTTCAACtccaaccccaaccccaaaacttcCTCCCCAAAGCCGACCTCCCAACCCCAACCCCCCAAAAAACTACCTCCCCCAGCCCCAAAACAACCTCCTCAGCAATTCAACTCCAACCCCCAACCCTGAAAAACCAACCTCCTCCCAACCCCCAACCCCTAAACAACCACTGACGACTCCCAACCCAAAACCCTCCCCTGACTCACCCCCATACCTTTGATGAGCCTCCtccaaccccaaccccaaaacttcCTCCTCCTTTAACCCCCCCAAAGCCCAAACCCAGAAGAGCCAAGCCCTCCTAAAGCTTGCCCTAAGGACACCCTTAAGCTAGGGGTATGTGGAGATTTGTTGAATGACTTGGTGCACCTTGTTGTGGGGACCCCACAAAAGACACCTTGTTGTAGCCTCATTGCAGGTCTTGCTGATCTTGATGCTGCTGTGTGCCTTTGCACTGCCATTAAAGCCAATGTTTTGGGAATCAATCTTAATGTGCCAGTTTCCTTAAGCTTGCTTTTGAATTACTGTGGTAAGTCTGTTCCAACAGACTTCCAATGCGCCTAGTGGTGCCATGACCTTCTCATCTAGTACTGCCCTTCCTAAGCTTTGTGTCAATGAAAAAAAGGCCATTAAGATTTGGTTGTAATACATGTTTCCTTCGAAATGTAACTGATATCTAGAGTGTTCCCTCCTCAGAATGTTCGTACGTTTCCTTcgaaataaaaaacataaagcaTGTTTCACTCTTGAACATTGAtggtttttattattgatATTAGACAATGAAAATTAAATGCGCCTAacatgattattatttttatatatctaATCATTTCGACAACCGacaatggaaaaaaaaaaaaaagttttaatatCTTGCTTGAATGCATTGTCTAAATTATGACAACATGATACACCATTTGGCAAGATAAGGCTGGCAAGAAAACACTGTTTTTCCCGATTGTCACTCGTGTGTCTATAGATAGTAAGATTCATCCTTAAATGTGTGATTTTAGTTAACTTGGCAGGATGATATAATTATATAGCTAGAATTACTGACTTTATTTCTTTGGAAAAACCAAATATGAAACGTACATGCAACAACATTCATTTTCAATAGAGTTCTTGCTTCTACCACGCATTTTGTAAAACTACACAGCATAAATTAATCAGGTTTAATCCAATAACATCAAATAGGCAATATCAATGAGTACATCAATAAGGTAGGCAGTTTCTAATTAAACAGAGACAAAGCCCTGTGGCACTTTTCCTGTACATGCATTAACAGCAAACTAAGAGCAAGAGGCACTTCAAGACAATTCCCAAGACATTGGCCTTAATAGCAGTGCACAGACACAAGGCAACTTCAAGATCTGCAAGACCTTTTATTAGGATACAACATTCCTTACTGGGTTTTGTCCCAATAACGTCGGTCACCAACCCTAACCAGCTGCCACAAACACCAAACTTAAGGTTATTTCTGGGCATTTGTCTTGCTTCTTTGGAATAGAGGG
The Prunus dulcis chromosome 2, ALMONDv2, whole genome shotgun sequence DNA segment above includes these coding regions:
- the LOC117619643 gene encoding 14 kDa proline-rich protein DC2.15-like — protein: MASPKAFATTALLLSLNLVFFNTVSSNDPAPNCPPPPKTPKHPPEEPSPPKACPKDTLKLGVCGDLLNDLVHLVVGTPQKTPCCSLIAGLADLDAAVCLCTAIKANVLGINLNVPVSLSLLLNYCGKSVPTDFQCA